The Corynebacterium sp. SCR221107 genome includes the window ACATCGCTGCCCTCGGCCTCAAGCGCATCGGCCACTCCGTCGTCCGCGAAGACAACGGTGCCACCCGTGGCATGATCCAGGTCGTGCGCCACATGGTCACCGTCGAAGAAGTGGCAGGGGAGTAAACAATGAGCGATCCAATCAAGCTCCACGATCTGCGCCCAGCAAAGGGTGCAAACAAGGCTAAGACCCGCGTTGGCCGCGGTGAGGCCTCCAAGGGTAAGACCGCTGGTCGCGGTACCAAGGGCACCAAGGCTCGTAAGCAGGTTTCCGCTGCTTTCGAGGGT containing:
- the rpmD gene encoding 50S ribosomal protein L30, with translation MALKITQNKGLVGANPKQRKNIAALGLKRIGHSVVREDNGATRGMIQVVRHMVTVEEVAGE